The following proteins are co-located in the Clavibacter capsici genome:
- a CDS encoding expansin EXLX1 family cellulose-binding protein, whose amino-acid sequence MLAALSALLLGTAALAALAPAGSASAVAPGSGRATHYSLGPDGSATNGNCSLPAIPADRLYVAVGPDDYAGSAACGTYLDVTGPRGTVRVEVADLCSECAKGHLDLSEEAFRAIGDFDAGIIPVSYAPVAAPVVPPLAFRLKEGSSAYWAAIQVVDAGTELRSVEVRLGTAWVPLSRTVYGYWLASSGLGAGPYTVRVTDVTGRTATVPGIVLDPMRLQRTSARLG is encoded by the coding sequence GTGCTCGCCGCCCTGTCCGCCCTCCTCCTCGGGACCGCGGCCCTCGCCGCGCTCGCCCCCGCCGGATCCGCGTCCGCCGTCGCCCCCGGCTCCGGCCGCGCGACCCACTACTCGCTCGGGCCGGACGGGAGCGCCACCAACGGCAACTGCTCGCTCCCCGCGATCCCTGCGGACCGCCTGTACGTCGCGGTCGGCCCCGACGACTACGCCGGCAGCGCCGCGTGCGGCACCTACCTCGACGTCACCGGCCCGCGCGGCACCGTCCGGGTCGAGGTCGCCGACCTCTGCTCCGAGTGCGCGAAGGGCCACCTCGACCTCAGCGAGGAGGCGTTCCGCGCCATCGGCGACTTCGACGCCGGCATCATCCCCGTCTCGTACGCGCCCGTCGCGGCGCCCGTCGTCCCGCCGCTCGCGTTCCGCCTCAAGGAGGGCTCGTCGGCGTACTGGGCCGCGATCCAGGTGGTCGACGCCGGGACGGAGCTGCGCTCTGTGGAGGTGCGCCTCGGCACGGCATGGGTCCCGCTGTCGCGCACGGTCTACGGCTACTGGCTCGCGTCGTCCGGCCTCGGTGCCGGTCCCTACACGGTGCGCGTGACGGACGTCACGGGTCGCACGGCGACGGTCCCGGGCATCGTCCTCGACCCGATGCGGTTGCAGCGCACCTCCGCGCGCCTCGGCTGA
- a CDS encoding ABC transporter substrate-binding protein — MIPTPRARALAGLGALAATALVLSGCTQATPEASTTPVSGGTLVYASGDAEPECLDPHVGGNYPQALVSSQFLEPLVSLDGKGGITPWLADSWTWSDDGLGLTLELRQGVSFTDGTPFDADAVVANIRHVQDPATLSSTGYLALQAVTDATAVDADTVQLTLSTPDSALLESLSQPWLAMESPAGIARGTDANCAQPIGTGPFSVERWDRQQSISLVRNDAYSSPPADAAHSGPAYLERIDWRFLPDAASRYAALQSGEVDVIDNAQPDAIASAASGGTLGELDAPRPGASNRIELNSGQAPFDDERVREAFIRSADVDAGITALFQGTAERSHSPLASTEPAAVSDPDLFAIDADRAAALLDEAGWSAKDADGIRTRDGKRLTLRFPVSTNQSIPAEQSLFEQIQATTKAVGFDVQLEPMDLGSWYEALGDDAYELVSAPYTKAGPDVLRILYDTSGITPAPSGYFANHAKVSVPEIDAALAEARSTTDPERRKALYADVQQRVMAGYWILPLYDQQNHFLHGTGVQGLRALPSVATPTLYDTWLAR, encoded by the coding sequence ATGATCCCCACCCCGCGCGCCCGCGCCCTCGCGGGCCTCGGCGCCCTCGCCGCGACCGCCCTCGTCCTCTCCGGCTGCACCCAGGCCACCCCCGAGGCGTCGACCACGCCGGTCTCCGGCGGCACCCTCGTCTACGCGTCCGGCGACGCGGAGCCCGAGTGCCTCGACCCGCACGTCGGCGGCAACTACCCGCAGGCGCTCGTGTCGTCGCAGTTCCTCGAGCCGCTCGTGTCGCTCGACGGGAAGGGCGGGATCACCCCGTGGCTCGCCGACAGCTGGACCTGGAGCGACGACGGCCTCGGCCTCACGCTGGAGCTGCGGCAGGGCGTCTCCTTCACCGACGGGACGCCGTTCGACGCGGACGCCGTGGTCGCGAACATCCGCCACGTGCAGGATCCCGCCACGCTCTCCTCCACCGGGTACCTCGCGCTCCAGGCGGTCACGGACGCGACCGCCGTCGACGCCGACACCGTGCAGCTCACGCTCTCGACGCCCGACAGCGCGCTGCTCGAGTCGCTCTCGCAGCCGTGGCTCGCGATGGAGTCGCCCGCCGGGATCGCCCGCGGCACGGACGCGAACTGCGCCCAGCCCATCGGCACGGGACCCTTCAGCGTCGAGCGCTGGGACCGCCAGCAGTCGATCTCGCTGGTGCGCAACGACGCCTACTCGTCGCCGCCGGCCGACGCCGCGCACAGCGGCCCCGCCTACCTCGAGCGGATCGACTGGCGGTTCCTGCCCGACGCGGCGTCCCGCTACGCGGCGCTGCAGAGCGGCGAGGTCGACGTGATCGACAACGCGCAGCCCGATGCGATCGCGTCCGCGGCCTCCGGCGGCACCCTCGGCGAGCTCGACGCGCCGCGGCCGGGCGCCTCCAACCGCATCGAGCTGAACTCCGGCCAGGCGCCGTTCGACGACGAGCGCGTGCGGGAGGCCTTCATCCGCTCGGCCGACGTCGACGCGGGGATCACCGCGCTCTTCCAGGGCACCGCCGAGCGCTCGCACTCGCCGCTCGCGAGCACGGAGCCTGCCGCCGTCTCCGACCCCGACCTCTTCGCGATCGACGCGGACCGCGCCGCCGCCCTCCTCGACGAGGCGGGCTGGTCGGCGAAGGACGCCGACGGGATCCGCACGAGGGACGGCAAGCGCCTCACGCTCCGCTTCCCCGTGAGCACCAACCAGTCGATCCCCGCCGAGCAGTCGCTCTTCGAGCAGATCCAGGCCACGACCAAGGCCGTGGGCTTCGACGTGCAGCTGGAGCCCATGGACCTCGGCTCCTGGTACGAGGCGCTCGGCGACGACGCGTACGAGCTCGTGAGCGCGCCGTACACGAAGGCCGGGCCCGACGTGCTGCGGATCCTCTACGACACGTCCGGCATCACCCCCGCGCCGAGCGGCTACTTCGCCAACCACGCCAAGGTCTCCGTGCCGGAGATCGACGCCGCGCTGGCCGAGGCGCGCTCCACGACCGACCCGGAGCGGCGGAAGGCGCTCTACGCCGACGTGCAGCAGCGCGTGATGGCCGGGTACTGGATCCTGCCGCTCTACGACCAGCAGAACCACTTCCTGCATGGCACCGGCGTCCAGGGGCTCCGGGCCCTGCCGTCGGTCGCGACCCCGACGCTGTACGACACCTGGCTCGCCCGGTGA
- a CDS encoding bifunctional folylpolyglutamate synthase/dihydrofolate synthase: MSDQQGGRPFDDDEADDVRRDDDFEPETDEGVDAAARALDPDVDGLSDDQLFADDAAELRREAEQSIVAGREVDDENYFEREGDAVYQALLARVGEQAPQPRLSATRRVVELLGDPQRAYKIVHVTGTNGKTSTSRMTESILRAAGLRTGLFTSPHLVRFNERIVVDGLPITDEALSRNWADVEPFIDLVDQELVAAGEAPVTFFEALTVLAFASFADAPVDVAVIEVGMGGEWDSTNVGDGEVAVFTPVSLDHTQRLGSTVAEIARTKSGIVKPAADVVSSAQVPEVVAELTRAAELTESTWSMEGERFRLLDTTLAVGGQVISVQGLAGTYRDVFLPLFGAHQAQNAAVAIAAVESFLGGGDHAIHDDVLAEGLATATSPGRLQVVGTEPTVLVDAAHNPAGAASLAAALPVYFTFDRVTAVIGVLEDKDAEGIVRELEGVVDHFIVTRSTSERSVDPDELARIVVGVVGRDRVTVEPDLRTALDDARDSAGETEKGAALVTGSILLVGEAIAHAADEGWKTA; the protein is encoded by the coding sequence ATGAGCGACCAGCAGGGCGGACGCCCCTTCGACGACGACGAGGCGGACGACGTCCGCCGCGACGACGACTTCGAGCCGGAGACGGACGAGGGCGTGGACGCCGCGGCGCGCGCCCTCGACCCCGACGTCGACGGCCTGAGCGACGACCAGCTCTTCGCCGACGACGCCGCCGAGCTCCGCCGCGAGGCCGAGCAGTCGATCGTCGCCGGCCGCGAGGTCGACGACGAGAACTACTTCGAACGCGAGGGCGACGCCGTGTACCAGGCGCTGCTGGCCCGCGTGGGGGAGCAGGCGCCGCAGCCGCGGCTGTCCGCGACCCGCCGCGTCGTCGAGCTGCTCGGCGACCCGCAGCGCGCGTACAAGATCGTGCACGTCACCGGCACCAACGGGAAGACCTCGACGAGCCGGATGACGGAGAGCATCCTCCGCGCCGCCGGCCTCCGCACGGGCCTCTTCACGAGCCCGCACCTCGTGCGCTTCAACGAGCGCATCGTCGTCGACGGCCTGCCCATCACCGACGAGGCGCTCAGCCGCAACTGGGCCGACGTCGAGCCGTTCATCGACCTCGTGGACCAGGAGCTGGTCGCGGCGGGCGAGGCGCCCGTCACGTTCTTCGAGGCGCTCACGGTGCTCGCGTTCGCGTCGTTCGCCGACGCGCCCGTCGACGTGGCGGTGATCGAGGTGGGCATGGGCGGCGAGTGGGACTCCACCAACGTGGGCGACGGCGAGGTGGCGGTCTTCACGCCCGTCTCGCTCGACCACACGCAGCGGCTCGGATCCACCGTGGCGGAGATCGCGCGCACCAAGTCCGGCATCGTGAAGCCGGCGGCCGACGTCGTCTCCAGCGCCCAGGTGCCCGAGGTCGTCGCCGAGCTCACCCGCGCCGCCGAGCTCACCGAGTCCACGTGGTCGATGGAGGGGGAGCGGTTCCGCCTCCTCGACACCACCCTCGCGGTCGGCGGCCAGGTCATCAGCGTGCAGGGCCTCGCCGGCACCTACCGCGACGTGTTCCTGCCGCTCTTCGGCGCCCACCAGGCCCAGAACGCGGCGGTCGCGATCGCCGCGGTCGAGTCGTTCCTCGGCGGCGGCGACCACGCCATCCACGACGACGTGCTCGCGGAGGGCCTCGCCACCGCGACGAGCCCCGGCCGCCTGCAGGTCGTCGGCACCGAGCCGACCGTGCTGGTCGACGCGGCGCACAACCCGGCCGGCGCCGCGTCGCTGGCCGCCGCGCTCCCCGTCTACTTCACCTTCGACCGCGTGACCGCCGTCATCGGCGTGCTCGAGGACAAGGACGCGGAGGGCATCGTGCGCGAGCTGGAGGGCGTCGTCGACCACTTCATCGTCACGCGCTCCACGTCGGAGCGCTCGGTGGATCCCGACGAGCTGGCGCGCATCGTGGTCGGCGTCGTCGGCCGGGACCGCGTCACGGTCGAGCCCGACCTCCGCACGGCCCTCGACGACGCGCGCGACTCCGCGGGCGAGACCGAGAAGGGCGCGGCGCTCGTCACCGGCTCGATCCTCCTCGTCGGCGAGGCCATCGCGCACGCCGCCGACGAGGGCTGGAAGACCGCGTGA
- the ileS gene encoding isoleucine--tRNA ligase → MTYPRPVPDDPSAPDQVAASPRFPDVEKGILAFWKRDDTFRASVEQREGCDEWVFYDGPPFANGLPHYGHLLTGYAKDAFPRFQTMRGKQVHRRFGWDTHGLPAELEAMRQLGITEKSEIEEMGVEAFNAVARRSVLEYTGEWEEYVTRSARWVDFEDDYKTLDVDFMESVIWAFKQLHDKGLAYEGFRVLPYCWHDQTPLSNHELRMDDDVYRMRQDQSVTVTFPLVGAKAESLGLTAVRALAWTTTPWTLPTNMALAVGPDITYAVVPAGPAGTPDSEAPDSLPRESSVQLAAEVLGSEYLIAQDLVGNYAKDLGYASADEARAAVSRTVLGRELEGVAYDRLWDFYADVERFGTENAWQVLVADYVTTTDGTGIVHQAPAYGEEDQQVCAAAGIPVILSLDEGGRFVDSVPEVAGELWSDAGRTLTRMLKAQGRLIRQASYEHSYPHCWRCKNPLIYKAVSSWFVRVTDFRDDMVRLNQDITWTPENVKDGQFGKWIAGARDWSISRNRFWGSPIPVWKSDDPAYPRVDVYGSLDELEADFGVRPTDLHRPFIDELTRPNPDDPTGRSTMRRIEDVLDVWFDSGSMPFAQVHYPFENREWFDEHSPADFIVEYIGQTRGWFYTLHALSTALFERPAFSSVVSHGIVLGNDGQKMSKSLRNYPDVNEVFDRDGSDAMRWFLLASPVLRGGNLVVTEEGIREGVRQVLLPLWSTWYFFSLYANSAAPGGYEARRDTTSDDVLDRYVLARTRRLVTEVTEHMTALDSTLAAASLRDFADVLTNWYVRRSRDRFWAGVDAQADGTVRGTQAFDTLYTVLETVTRVAAPLLPLVSERIWKDLTGGRSVHLEDWPEPDDLPADDRLVEVMDRVRQVASTALSLRKQSGLRVRQPLARLTVVSDDADGLARFEDILRDELNVKDVSVEELTPSSATDAGITRRLTVNARVAGPRLGKGVQQVIQAARAGDWTEADGEVVAGGVPLVAGEYELVLEVAGDRADQALALLPGGGFLLLDTALTPELEAEGLARDVVRNVQDARKGAGLDVSDRIALVIRLDAAGAEQAERFRDLIARETLAVALRIDADAEASASGITVGGGSPLEIEVERA, encoded by the coding sequence ATGACCTACCCCCGTCCCGTCCCCGACGACCCGAGCGCGCCCGACCAGGTCGCCGCGAGCCCGCGCTTCCCCGACGTCGAGAAGGGGATCCTCGCGTTCTGGAAGCGCGACGACACCTTCCGCGCCTCCGTCGAGCAGCGCGAGGGATGCGACGAGTGGGTCTTCTACGACGGCCCGCCCTTCGCCAACGGCCTCCCGCACTACGGGCACCTCCTCACGGGCTACGCGAAGGACGCCTTCCCGCGCTTCCAGACCATGCGCGGCAAGCAGGTCCACCGCCGCTTCGGCTGGGACACGCACGGCCTGCCCGCCGAGCTCGAGGCGATGCGCCAGCTCGGGATCACCGAGAAGAGCGAGATCGAGGAGATGGGCGTCGAGGCGTTCAACGCCGTCGCCCGCCGCTCGGTGCTCGAGTACACGGGCGAGTGGGAGGAGTACGTCACCCGCTCCGCGCGCTGGGTCGACTTCGAGGACGACTACAAGACGCTCGACGTCGACTTCATGGAGTCGGTCATCTGGGCCTTCAAGCAGCTGCACGACAAGGGCCTCGCCTACGAGGGCTTCCGCGTGCTGCCGTACTGCTGGCACGACCAGACGCCGCTGAGCAACCACGAGCTGCGGATGGACGACGACGTCTACCGCATGCGCCAGGACCAGTCGGTCACCGTCACCTTCCCGCTCGTCGGCGCGAAAGCGGAGTCGCTCGGCCTCACCGCCGTGCGCGCGCTCGCCTGGACGACCACGCCCTGGACCCTGCCCACGAACATGGCGCTCGCGGTCGGGCCGGACATCACCTACGCCGTGGTGCCCGCCGGCCCTGCGGGCACGCCCGACTCCGAGGCGCCCGACTCGCTGCCCCGGGAGTCGTCCGTGCAGCTCGCGGCCGAGGTGCTGGGATCCGAGTACCTCATCGCCCAGGACCTCGTGGGCAACTACGCCAAGGACCTCGGCTACGCGTCCGCCGACGAGGCCCGCGCCGCCGTCTCCCGCACCGTGCTCGGCCGCGAGCTCGAGGGCGTCGCCTACGACCGGCTCTGGGACTTCTACGCCGACGTCGAGCGCTTCGGCACCGAGAACGCGTGGCAGGTGCTCGTCGCGGACTACGTGACGACCACCGACGGCACCGGCATCGTCCACCAGGCCCCGGCCTACGGCGAGGAGGACCAGCAGGTCTGCGCCGCCGCGGGCATCCCGGTGATCCTCTCGCTCGACGAGGGAGGCCGCTTCGTCGACTCCGTTCCCGAGGTCGCGGGCGAGCTCTGGTCCGATGCGGGCAGGACCCTCACGCGCATGCTCAAGGCGCAGGGCCGGCTCATCCGGCAGGCGAGCTACGAGCACTCCTACCCGCACTGCTGGCGCTGCAAGAACCCGCTCATCTACAAGGCCGTCTCCAGCTGGTTCGTGCGCGTCACGGACTTCCGCGACGACATGGTGCGCCTCAACCAGGACATCACGTGGACGCCCGAGAACGTGAAGGACGGCCAGTTCGGGAAGTGGATCGCGGGCGCCCGCGACTGGTCCATCAGCCGCAACCGGTTCTGGGGCAGCCCCATCCCGGTCTGGAAGAGCGACGACCCGGCCTACCCGCGCGTCGACGTGTACGGCAGCCTCGACGAGCTCGAGGCCGACTTCGGCGTGCGCCCGACGGACCTCCACCGCCCCTTCATCGACGAGCTCACGCGCCCGAACCCCGACGACCCGACGGGGAGGAGCACCATGCGCCGCATCGAGGACGTGCTCGACGTCTGGTTCGACTCCGGATCCATGCCCTTCGCGCAGGTGCACTACCCGTTCGAGAACCGCGAGTGGTTCGACGAGCACAGCCCGGCGGACTTCATCGTCGAGTACATCGGCCAGACCCGCGGGTGGTTCTACACGCTGCACGCGCTGTCGACCGCGCTGTTCGAGCGGCCCGCGTTCTCGAGCGTCGTCAGCCACGGCATCGTCCTCGGCAACGACGGCCAGAAGATGTCGAAGTCGCTGCGCAACTACCCGGACGTCAACGAGGTCTTCGACCGCGACGGATCCGACGCCATGCGCTGGTTCCTCCTCGCGAGTCCCGTGCTGCGCGGCGGCAACCTCGTGGTCACCGAGGAGGGGATCCGCGAGGGCGTCCGCCAGGTGCTGCTCCCGCTCTGGAGCACGTGGTACTTCTTCTCGCTCTACGCCAACTCGGCCGCGCCCGGCGGCTACGAGGCGAGGCGCGACACGACGAGCGACGACGTGCTGGACCGATACGTCCTCGCCCGCACCCGCCGCCTCGTGACCGAGGTCACGGAGCACATGACGGCCCTCGACTCCACGCTCGCCGCGGCGTCCCTCCGCGACTTCGCGGACGTGCTCACCAACTGGTACGTGCGCCGCAGCCGCGACCGGTTCTGGGCGGGCGTCGACGCGCAGGCCGACGGCACGGTGCGCGGCACGCAGGCCTTCGACACGCTCTACACGGTCCTCGAGACCGTGACGCGCGTCGCGGCGCCGCTCCTGCCGCTCGTCTCGGAGCGCATCTGGAAGGACCTCACCGGCGGGCGCAGCGTCCACCTGGAGGACTGGCCGGAGCCCGACGACCTGCCCGCCGACGACCGCCTCGTCGAGGTGATGGACCGGGTCCGCCAGGTCGCCTCGACCGCGCTCTCGCTCCGCAAGCAGTCGGGCCTCCGCGTCCGTCAGCCGCTCGCGCGCCTCACGGTCGTGAGCGACGACGCCGACGGGCTCGCGCGGTTCGAGGACATCCTCCGCGACGAGCTCAACGTCAAGGACGTCTCCGTCGAGGAGCTGACCCCGTCGAGCGCGACGGATGCCGGGATCACCCGCCGCCTCACCGTCAACGCGCGCGTCGCGGGACCCCGCCTCGGCAAGGGCGTGCAGCAGGTCATCCAGGCCGCCCGCGCGGGCGACTGGACGGAGGCGGACGGCGAGGTCGTCGCGGGCGGCGTGCCGCTCGTGGCCGGCGAGTACGAGCTCGTGCTGGAGGTGGCGGGCGACCGCGCCGACCAGGCGCTCGCGCTCCTGCCGGGCGGCGGGTTCCTCCTGCTCGACACGGCCCTCACCCCCGAGCTCGAGGCCGAGGGCCTCGCGCGCGACGTCGTGCGCAACGTGCAGGACGCGCGGAAGGGCGCGGGGCTCGACGTGAGCGACCGCATCGCCCTCGTGATCCGGCTGGACGCCGCGGGCGCCGAGCAGGCCGAGCGGTTCCGGGACCTCATCGCCCGTGAGACCCTGGCGGTGGCGCTGCGGATCGACGCGGACGCCGAGGCGTCGGCGTCCGGCATCACCGTGGGCGGCGGATCCCCCCTGGAGATCGAGGTGGAGCGAGCATGA
- a CDS encoding TetR/AcrR family transcriptional regulator gives MTSARPAGRPRRSSRATLEEAAAELFLENTYAATTVEQIAQRAGVSRATFFNYFASKADLLWAGLDDALRAFGEALASADPAHPSVDAVVEALVQAARSRGEGWLPLALTQHEVMGLGADVAGEGVTRAAPLVDPVAQALARATGRRASAGPVRVAAAVLAAATAAAVMAWAADGVGRGPLEDAVRRALDPLRPALAAIAAG, from the coding sequence ATGACCTCCGCCCGTCCCGCCGGCCGCCCGCGCCGCTCGTCGCGCGCGACCCTGGAGGAGGCCGCGGCCGAGCTGTTCCTCGAGAACACGTACGCGGCGACCACCGTGGAGCAGATCGCGCAGCGCGCCGGGGTCAGCCGGGCCACGTTCTTCAACTACTTCGCCTCCAAGGCCGACCTCCTGTGGGCGGGCCTCGACGACGCGCTGCGCGCGTTCGGGGAGGCGCTCGCGTCGGCCGACCCGGCGCACCCCTCGGTCGACGCCGTCGTCGAGGCGCTCGTCCAGGCGGCCCGCAGCCGCGGGGAGGGCTGGCTGCCGCTCGCCCTCACCCAGCACGAGGTCATGGGCCTCGGCGCCGACGTGGCGGGGGAGGGCGTCACGCGCGCGGCGCCGCTCGTGGATCCCGTCGCCCAGGCCCTGGCGCGCGCGACCGGCCGACGCGCCTCGGCGGGTCCGGTGCGCGTCGCCGCCGCCGTCCTCGCCGCCGCCACGGCCGCGGCCGTCATGGCGTGGGCCGCCGACGGGGTCGGTCGGGGACCGCTGGAGGACGCGGTGCGCCGCGCGCTGGATCCGCTCCGGCCGGCGCTCGCGGCCATCGCCGCCGGCTGA
- a CDS encoding ABC transporter permease, giving the protein MTRARARSASPSRRSALLRAVGARIGGAVLVLWAVATVTFLAVRLIPGDPAQAILGGPGSQAPPEAVAAVRAEYGLDQPLLVQYLAQLGRLAQGDLGRSYALREDVVAVLARQLPGTLLLAVLALAVAWILALGLALVSTGAGRIAAAIEAGVEIVAASLPHFWIGVVLILVFSTGLGWLPAVSGSSPAGLVLPVLTLAIPLAGFLGQIMREALLDALDSPFALAARARGESEAGVRLRHALRHAAAPGIALSGWAFGFLISGAVVVEQIFARPGLGRTALSAVTSRDVPVIVGVVLVVAVVYIVLTAVTDLVARLVDPRLVDARTGPVPSAAPSSPAIPAAAAR; this is encoded by the coding sequence GTGACGCGGGCCCGCGCCCGGTCCGCGTCCCCGTCCCGACGATCCGCGCTCCTGCGGGCCGTCGGGGCGCGGATCGGCGGCGCGGTGCTCGTCCTCTGGGCGGTCGCGACCGTGACCTTCCTCGCCGTGCGGCTGATCCCGGGCGACCCCGCCCAGGCGATCCTCGGCGGCCCCGGCTCGCAGGCGCCGCCCGAGGCGGTGGCCGCGGTGCGCGCCGAGTACGGGCTCGACCAGCCGCTCCTCGTGCAGTACCTCGCGCAGCTCGGCCGCCTCGCGCAGGGCGACCTCGGCCGCTCGTACGCGCTCCGCGAGGACGTCGTCGCGGTCCTCGCGCGGCAGCTGCCGGGCACGCTGCTCCTCGCGGTGCTCGCGCTCGCGGTCGCGTGGATCCTGGCGCTCGGCCTCGCGCTCGTCTCCACGGGCGCCGGGCGCATCGCGGCAGCGATCGAGGCGGGCGTCGAGATCGTCGCGGCGTCCCTCCCGCACTTCTGGATCGGCGTGGTGCTGATCCTCGTGTTCTCCACCGGCCTCGGCTGGCTTCCGGCCGTCAGCGGCTCGTCGCCCGCGGGCCTCGTGCTGCCGGTGCTCACGCTCGCCATCCCGCTGGCCGGCTTCCTCGGCCAGATCATGCGCGAGGCCCTGCTCGACGCGCTCGACTCGCCCTTCGCGCTCGCCGCCCGGGCGCGCGGCGAGTCCGAGGCGGGCGTCCGGCTGCGACACGCGCTCCGGCACGCGGCGGCCCCCGGCATCGCGCTTTCGGGCTGGGCGTTCGGCTTCCTCATCTCGGGCGCCGTGGTGGTCGAGCAGATCTTCGCGCGCCCCGGGCTCGGCCGCACGGCGCTGTCGGCGGTGACGAGCCGGGACGTGCCGGTGATCGTCGGCGTGGTGCTCGTGGTCGCGGTGGTCTACATCGTGCTCACGGCCGTGACGGACCTCGTGGCGCGCCTGGTGGATCCGCGGCTCGTCGACGCGCGCACCGGCCCGGTGCCCTCCGCCGCGCCCTCCTCCCCCGCAATCCCCGCGGCGGCCGCGCGATGA
- a CDS encoding class I SAM-dependent methyltransferase: MTSDAPGPPDHAALASSFGAVSAQYDRVRPGYPEEAVMWMLPAGARRVVDLGAGTGKLTRLLAGRGLAVTAVEPDYRMRAVLAAARPDVTARAGSGEAIPVGDGEEDAVLVAQAWHWMDEGDAARECARVLRPGGRLGIVWNVMDTEVDWVRELDALLQPGSRTAARAVEPGPFPGFGPVEHASFAHVHRLAPEDVVALAGSISRVLVLPDAERARLLDDVRTLLAAHPDTAGRDALDLPYRADAYRAQLGG, encoded by the coding sequence ATGACCTCCGACGCCCCGGGCCCGCCCGACCACGCCGCCCTCGCGTCCTCCTTCGGCGCCGTCTCCGCCCAGTACGACCGCGTGCGACCCGGCTACCCGGAGGAGGCGGTGATGTGGATGCTGCCGGCCGGCGCCCGCCGCGTCGTCGACCTGGGTGCCGGCACCGGCAAGCTCACCCGCCTCCTCGCCGGCCGCGGCCTCGCCGTCACGGCCGTGGAGCCCGACTACCGGATGCGCGCCGTGCTCGCCGCGGCCCGTCCCGACGTGACGGCCCGCGCGGGCTCGGGCGAGGCGATCCCCGTGGGCGACGGCGAGGAGGACGCGGTCCTCGTCGCCCAGGCCTGGCACTGGATGGACGAGGGCGACGCGGCCCGCGAGTGCGCCCGCGTGCTGCGACCGGGCGGGCGCCTCGGCATCGTGTGGAACGTCATGGACACGGAGGTCGACTGGGTCCGCGAGCTCGACGCGCTCCTCCAGCCCGGCAGCCGGACCGCCGCCCGCGCCGTGGAGCCGGGCCCGTTCCCCGGCTTCGGCCCGGTCGAGCACGCGTCCTTCGCCCACGTCCACCGCCTCGCACCCGAGGACGTGGTCGCGCTCGCGGGATCCATCAGCCGCGTCCTCGTGCTCCCCGACGCCGAGCGCGCCCGCCTCCTGGACGACGTCCGCACGCTCCTCGCCGCGCACCCCGACACCGCGGGCCGCGACGCGCTCGACCTCCCGTACCGCGCGGACGCCTACCGCGCCCAGCTCGGCGGCTAG
- a CDS encoding ABC transporter permease encodes MSDPRAETLLAAAPARPPVRILAAAGTAGAALAVALLLAAALAPGLLAPGDPLAIAPAEAFRPPGAGHLLGTDESGRDVLTRVVHGAGPSLVIGVSATAIGLGLGAVLGLAAALLGRLADFAVNRVIEVVFAFPGLLLALFLIVILGPGIGSATLAVGISAAPGYARIIRGRVMSVRRSPYVEAATVLGRPPLVVLARHILPNTAAPLFVLGTLGVGQAIVWASSLSYLGLGTVPPDPEWGAMLAAGRTYIGSAPWLTVVPGLMIVLTATASTVLGRALERRVRAS; translated from the coding sequence ATGAGCGACCCCCGCGCCGAGACGCTGCTCGCCGCCGCGCCCGCCCGGCCGCCCGTCCGGATCCTCGCGGCCGCCGGCACCGCGGGTGCCGCCCTCGCGGTGGCCCTGCTGCTCGCCGCCGCCCTCGCGCCCGGCCTCCTCGCGCCCGGCGACCCGCTCGCCATCGCGCCCGCGGAGGCCTTCCGTCCGCCCGGCGCCGGCCACCTCCTCGGCACGGACGAGTCCGGTCGCGACGTGCTCACGCGCGTCGTGCACGGCGCCGGCCCCAGCCTCGTCATCGGCGTGAGCGCGACCGCGATCGGCCTCGGGCTCGGCGCGGTCCTCGGCCTCGCCGCCGCGCTCCTCGGCCGGCTCGCCGACTTCGCCGTCAACCGCGTCATCGAGGTCGTCTTCGCGTTCCCGGGCCTCCTGCTCGCGCTGTTCCTCATCGTGATCCTCGGGCCCGGCATCGGCAGCGCCACCCTCGCCGTCGGGATCTCGGCGGCGCCCGGCTACGCGCGCATCATCCGCGGCCGCGTCATGTCGGTGCGGCGCTCGCCGTACGTCGAGGCGGCCACCGTGCTCGGCCGCCCGCCGCTCGTGGTGCTCGCGCGGCACATCCTGCCGAACACCGCGGCTCCGCTCTTCGTGCTCGGCACGCTCGGCGTCGGCCAGGCCATCGTGTGGGCGTCCTCGCTCAGCTACCTCGGGCTCGGGACGGTGCCGCCGGATCCCGAGTGGGGCGCCATGCTCGCCGCGGGACGCACGTACATCGGCTCGGCGCCGTGGCTCACGGTGGTGCCGGGGCTCATGATCGTGCTCACCGCGACCGCCTCCACCGTGCTGGGCCGGGCGCTCGAGCGACGGGTGCGCGCGTCGTGA